Part of the Lolium rigidum isolate FL_2022 chromosome 6, APGP_CSIRO_Lrig_0.1, whole genome shotgun sequence genome, CCTCCACCAACCTCCCGCCCGACTACGCCGCGCACCCGGGAGCCCCGCCGCcccatcagcagcagcagcaacaacaacaacaacccttcGACGGTAACCACGCCACTCGCTTGCAGTCGCCATTCGTTAGGGTTAGGGGGAGGGAGGGCAGCTAGGTCACCCCTCCGTTTTTTTTTTACTGGATCCACTGATTGATTTTGGCTAAATTCAGCTTATGGGGACAGTTTCGGCGCGAAGAGGATGCGGAAGCCCGTGCAGCGGCGGACGGTGGACTGCACAAGCTCACTGGTCCGATACGCTCAGGTAATATGCAGTACTGTCTTCCTAGAAGCCAGACCGATGCAATGTTTTGAACCATGTCCCACGAAAAATACGATTCATTTTGCATATCCTCCATTTGTTTTACGAAAAACCACATGGATATGAGACTCTCATAAGTTCATTTTGCGCAGGCTCGCATGTGGCAGCGGGATGCGAGGGACAGATTCACGTTGCAGCCGACTGCAGCTGCTGTCGTCGATGTACGTTTCCTGCTACTTTGGATGAATAATAATGTATTCATGTCGTATAAGATGTTAGTTTGCTCATCTGAAGACACTGCTTGCAATTTTTACGCATTTTTATACTTACAGAGTCCTTTGTGGTGGCGTTAAATCTCAAGGTATCTATGATATATATGCGGACAAATCTTCATAATGCACAACTAGATTTTAAGCCAATTTGTTTGGAACAATCCTTCTGTTTCTCCTGTCTCTTAGTTTGGAATAAACCTCCTGTTCCATTGTCTAGCTAGCTAAGATCATATATGGTTATTCCACCAGCGCCAGGCCACTACGACTACTGTTCAGTAGAATGAAAGGCAGGACAATCTTAATACAGCTCTGTATCTAGCTATAGCGAATCCTGAATGAGTGGTCATGTATTGCAGTATGCAATTTGTCCCTAGTTCCCCCCTCGAATACACATTGAAATGAGCGCCATTTTGTACTAGAAGAAGAACACTGAGAAGGCGCAAAGGTACAAAGTAATTTGTCCCTAGTGGCAGATAATATCGGTTCTGTTAACAAGTGACCCTGGTGGTGCGGTGAACTGTTGATTGTTCCAGGAAGCAGTGATATAACTGCTACCCTCTCTAGTGATGAACGTACAGAgcaataatttttttgtgtgttgttGTGCATTGTTTTAACCTCTTCGTGGACACAGAGGAGTAAGTGTAGTGGTGTTATTTAGTTACCACTTGGTCTACTTGGTTAAGGGTTTGGATATATGATTACAGCAGGGCAGTGCTTATTTTGTTTCCAGTTGTATCATTTACCATCTATAAAAATAAAATTCTGATGGATTTTATGTAAACTGTGCAACTTCTCTAAATCATCTGTATCTACGGTATTATGAATACAAGACTATCCCTTCCATTTTTTCTTATCAAGATTTCCTGAGTAACACGGTTGGCTTATTGCAGATGTTGCCATCTGTCGCATACCCAGACAACCCCTCGACAAGTTTTGCCAGCAAATTTGTTCATTCATCTATCAATAAGAACCGCTGCTCCATAAATTGTGTCGTGGTGAGTTATGTGATAAACATCTCTCCGCATTCCTAACGTTCCTGCTTTAGCAACTTACTTTTATATGTCCAAGAGAGCTTCAGCAATCCATGGTGTTTCAGTTTGAACTTGAATACGATTCCAACGTAGGGATAATATCTATGATGCTTAATACGAAAGATAGATGTTGAATTATATAAGAGGAGTCATGATATAAGTAGCTAATTTGGTGCCTGATTTACATGTGGTCTTTTGACACCTTGACATCTTGCATTAATGCACTTTGTTTCCAGTTGAAATGTTAAATTGATGATTGCAGGTAGTGTGGTTACTGGCTTGTTGCATGTTTCAAGCTTCAATAATGTTCTTGGCTTCCAGTCATTAAAGGAAAAATTAACATCAATACTGTCAGAATGTGTTAGAATTAAGCTTCTTATTCTGTTCTATCTAATGTCATCTTTATCTCTAGCCAGTAATTTGGTTCAGAAGTCTAATGTATATGAAATTTGTGCATAGTCCTTCAGTATTTGAATCTTAGTTAACCTTCATCATTTGGGTGGTAGACTTATTTATTCAAGGATTAACAACACTGAATGAATTAAACTCTGTTACCTAGATCCACACTTCGAAATCCATATTCAAAAAATAATTGGTAGATAACTCGATGCCAGCCTCTTCACATTATTGTGATCTAGTCGAAGCTGTAAtggattttctacttcattgctatttTTGTTCTGTTTTCCTTTTCACCTGCCTGAGCCTAACATGTTGTTCTTTGTGTGTAAAGTGGACTCCTACAGGCCGCCGGCTTATTACTGGATCCCAGAGTGGTGAATTTACCCTATGGAATGGACAATCTTTTAATTTTGAAATGATTCTTCAGGTACCACATAAGATGCGTGCGAACTTACTGGTCTGTTAGTCATTGTGACTCATTTTTTGTGAATTTGATGAATAGGCTCATGATCAAGCTGTGAGATCAATGATTTGGAGTCACAATGAAAACTGGATGGTTACAGGGGACGATGGTGGTGCAATAAAGTATGTTTTACCCTGTATCATTTCTGGAACTGGCCCTTAAAAAACACCAAATTGTTTGACCTGTTAATTGCATGTTTTGAATCCGTTGCAGGTATTGGCAAAGTAACATGAATAACGTTAAAGTGAATAAAACTGCCCACAGAGAATCAGTCCGTGACTTGAGGTGATTACTGTGCTATGTGTTTTCGTTACTTTAGCTATAACAAGATATTGTTCCTTCCCTACTTAAGCACATACTTTGCACAGCTTCTGTAGAACAGACTTGAAGTTCTGTTCATGTTCTGATGACACTACTGTGAAGGTTTGGGACTTTGCAAGATGCCAAGAAGAAAGATCTTTAACTGGTAATGTTGCTAAACTTATCTTATGTGCCTGTACTGCTTGATGCTTGCGTGTGTAAGTTACTTTGTGTTATTAATTTTGTATGTGAATTAACTTGATGTTGCCTTCAAACTCAGCCAGGCCATGGTTGGGATGTTAAAAGTGTCGATTGGCATCCCACAAAATCTTTGTTGGTCTCAGGTTAGTTATTAATATTGCTAGTTTACTTAGCTTATTTGTCCAGAGCTCATTCGTTTCTGTGCTATTCAGGTGGTAAAGACTATCTTGTGAAACTCTGGGATGCAAAAAGTGGTAGAGAGCTACGGTCATTGTAAGTATTGTTCGTATTATGTTGCTAATTTTGAAGTTCTGTGGTATGTCAGCGTATGACGAGCTATTTCTGCAGCCATGGTCATAAAAACATTGTGCAGTGTGTAAAGTGGAATCAGAATGGGAACTGGGTATTGACTGCCTCTAAGGATCAGGTTATCAAGGTGAATAACTTAACTTTTTAACCATGTTCTGTTTGGGCTTTCCTTCTGAACTAAGTAGTACTTATATAAAAATAAGCTGGTACCCTAGTTTTTCTGATGTATTCAGCACGACCCCTGGGCCACATGATAAAAAGCAAGCTGTTAGACCTGCTTAGTAATCATTCATGTCTAACAAGTTCTGCTTAATAGTGTAACTGGGAAGGAACTCTTACTCTTTCCTCACAGCTGAATTAAATGTGATACTTTCTGAAATCCCTTCCTAAATGGCATGTGCCTTGAGGAACTTGGTGCAGCTGCTGAAATTATTCACACCATATCTGATAATTTCTCACATGTTATTTTTAATCTGTTTTCTGCAGTTATATGATATTAGATCCATGAAAGAGCTTGAATCCTTCCGTGGGCACAATAAGGATGTAACTGGTTAGATTGTCATCACATAATTTGAATCTTATGTTTCCTACCTTTAAGATTTTATATATCAGATTGTTGTTAATTTGCTTTACACGCTCAAACTAATCACTTAAACACTACACATGAAATTACAATGTTAATTCTCCTGTTCAACATGGTTGTAATGAATGAGTAGTGTTTTATTTACTAAATATTTCTGCAGCTTTGGCATGGCATCCGTTTCACGAAGAATACTTTGTTAGTGGAAGTTATGATGGAGGAATCTTTCATTGGTTGGTCGGGTAAGAGACACCAAAAGAGCCATTGACATAATAATTCTTTCTGTCCTTGCAGTTTGTTACCATGAATCCAAATCCAATTTGGACAGACTGGTATTTGGAACTCATTTGCTGTGATTTTCTAGTGTTAAGATCTACACCTTGATGGCCATGAAGTATATGACTAATTAACTCTGTTTATTTTCATGCTTTTCTCAAGATAATCTCTAATTACATTTGTTAGTTTGAAATGATATCTCAATTTCACACAAATATTTCCTTGTTCGGCAGCCATGAAACCCCTCAGATAGAAATAAGTGGTGCACATGACAATAGTGTCTGGGACCTT contains:
- the LOC124665219 gene encoding flowering time control protein FY-like, which translates into the protein MMQQQQQQPPPPPPPQHPPPQQAGGGDFYRGPLQPPMRQLSAASSTNLPPDYAAHPGAPPPHQQQQQQQQQPFDAYGDSFGAKRMRKPVQRRTVDCTSSLVRYAQARMWQRDARDRFTLQPTAAAVVDMLPSVAYPDNPSTSFASKFVHSSINKNRCSINCVVWTPTGRRLITGSQSGEFTLWNGQSFNFEMILQAHDQAVRSMIWSHNENWMVTGDDGGAIKYWQSNMNNVKVNKTAHRESVRDLSFCRTDLKFCSCSDDTTVKVWDFARCQEERSLTGHGWDVKSVDWHPTKSLLVSGGKDYLVKLWDAKSGRELRSFHGHKNIVQCVKWNQNGNWVLTASKDQVIKLYDIRSMKELESFRGHNKDVTALAWHPFHEEYFVSGSYDGGIFHWLVGHETPQIEISGAHDNSVWDLAWHPVGYLLSSGGNDHATRFWCRNRPGDTSRDKFNGGQFQGNDQRSGFVVHGPGGFQMPEPTPGPFGGAIPGIDAQSIPGLPGLPPGPPPLPPGPHPSLLSTGQQQHYQQMPQQQHQFRPPPPNMPQLQPPAHMLPHQQRPRPSLPQLPSMPGQSPVNPPLPPMPHPMAMQGSSNQMMPQMPQHLIGMNQTHPGSGPPNNMPPMGGFPNGMGNIQGAPGSSGMQNFPMGGMYNRPQGQMAPQGQMSIPGLGSYQPGMGNVGLPPPPPQHPPPRSAAPQ